In the Cucurbita pepo subsp. pepo cultivar mu-cu-16 chromosome LG17, ASM280686v2, whole genome shotgun sequence genome, CTTTGGATATCTAAGGATTCGATATACAGCTTTCATATGTTCTTCTAACAACAAATTCAATATCTAGACGTGTATGAGAAAGATAAATACAATGTTTGATTGATAGCAATGTGTTCTTTACGGAATTTCAATGTTCTGTGCTTGAAACATTTGTGACGGAGTTTGTTTCTTAGTTAATCCTCGatgatcaaatatttcatacGTCGATCATGTCATCAAGAACGAAAAAGAGTTTGATTCTGTACACCTTTCAGAAATGTAttcacattttcattaatgaGAAGAACATGATTACAGACAAAATTTTCTTACAGTTCTATAAGAATATTGACAACAATGTGGATAATATCACATCCCAGATGAACTGAAATACATCATAAttggtttctttcttcttgtaTTAACTGAAATATCCTAGCCGCTGATTCAGTAGCAGATTTAGGATGGTGAGGCACAACCTTGATTGCCCTTGATTTCTGCTCACTCATGTCTGCATTAGGACTGGACTCCTCAACTCCTGGTGGTTCAGTAGGAAAAAGAGGAAGCACATCTCCATTGCCTCTCTCCGAGCTGCTACTGCCCGTACTTCCCATCGATCCGTGAACTTTCCGAGCACGAAACGGCATCGAATGGCTCGTTTGGCTTGGCATATCGCACGAGTTTTCTTGATGCGCCAAGTAGTTGATATCCCCAGTTGATATCTGCTTTTCCTGTTCTTTTGATTTCACTTTACCAAACAGACTCATTTGATCTGGAGTTGACCCCGACATCGATTGATTCGTTACTGGTACGCCATAATGTGGAAAGTACATTTGGTTCAAGGGAATCATGCCCGGAAAATATCCGAACCCTTGGTGGTTAGAAGCAGGAACAGCATAAGCTGGGGTGTAAAAGTCTCCACTGCCTGTGTTTAGGCTCGTTAATCCATGGTTACCGTACATCGGTGTCACGAATCCTGCAGTCGGAGGGCATGGCCCTGTATATGGTTTGTAAACAAGAGTTTCAGAAGGAGACATAACTGGAACCAGCCATTGGTTTCCTGGTGTAGGGTGGCTAATGCACCAGGGAGCTGATTTTGGAACAGCAGCTATCGGAGTTTGTGGCGTGTCTTTTACTCGAATCTCGTTGCTTGTTTGTCGAGTAAGGGCAAGTTTAGTGTTGTCCTTGTTAAAAGAAGGTAAAGGAAGCTTGGCAAGAGGATTCTTATCTGCACATTTGGTGTCGAAAACGGGATTTGGGCGTTGATGATAGCCTTTCACCGTGGCGGTTCGAACCGGCTGTTGCGCAGCACACTTCGTTGGCTTGTTCTTAACAGCAGACAGAGCGGATGGCGGTTTGTCTAAATAGTGTTCAAGTAATATGTGTGGTGAACCAGCAATGAGTCTTTGAACCTATGTTGAATTGAAGCAGTAAAGCGTTTAAAGTAAAGGAGAACGGGCTACGAATACGATGACGAAACGTTTAAGTAATCAGTAGAGCCAAATGATGGTGTACCTCTATGAGTCTATGCAGCTCAAACACTTGTACTGCAAAAATCCTTTGCTGACTGAAAACAGTAGCAAAAAAATGGGAATAAGGGAACAGATAATTCAACCCAGCAGCTAAAACTCAAATTGAGAAGAATACTACTCACTGAGAAATCGCTTTTCGAGCTTTCCAGAATTGTTTTTCACCGATCAACCCGACGACGACATCAGGGGAGATATTTGGAGCTGTAGCTGAATCTACTAAGGAAGCCTCTGAAACATTGTGTTTATGTTCTACTTCTCTCAAACGCACGGTAGCAAACTTCTCGAACTCGTTAGCCACATTTCTGTCACCATCTCTTGGTGACGAATTTTCCAAACCACGAACCTCAGCGCACCCCACATTGTCTTGGAGAGCTTCAGAGCTTTGTTCGGCCAAGCCTTCGGGATTTGCTCTCACATTTGCACCGCACGGTGTGCTCGAATTGCTGGTGGAAGTCCAGTTTTGTTTAGATGGATGGGGCAGCTTTGCCTTTTGAGAGTCCCTATAATTCATTGAAGGCCGAGTATTTGGCTCCAACAAAGGCTCATCTGTGGCTGAATGGATAAATATAGGCCTCTTTACATGATCCTGAGTAGCCTTGCCCAAATTTGGATGCCCCTCGCCTTCATTCCCCGCATATTTTCTGGAAGTATCGAGTTCGCTCGTGCTGCCGCTCGACATCCTTTCCCGAAACTTCTGGGGATTCAAGACCTTTGCAATTGAATTGCTTGGAGGATTTGATGACAATGATCCTGCTGCTACAACACTTGTCTTTAGCAACTTTGCCTCATTGCTTTGCACAACTCCTTTAGAATCATAAGAGTGAAGCTTCTCGTCGTGATGAGATTGTTTCGAGCCCTTGGAGGACGACGAGAAGATGCCCCTTTTCTTGCCACCAAACTGCAGGAGAACAAGCAAGTTTATGCAATCATTACCCAAAAATGCATAGAGAACGAGAAgctgtattccttacttataaacccatgatcaaccccttg is a window encoding:
- the LOC111779196 gene encoding ELF3-like protein 2; the encoded protein is MELGSSGEFVSFGGFGERMRGGKDEQRLLLSPMFPRLHVNDTDKGGPRAPPRNKMALYEQLTIPAQKFSSGSASAAAPLPLGTPTTSTSSSHFGGKKRGIFSSSSKGSKQSHHDEKLHSYDSKGVVQSNEAKLLKTSVVAAGSLSSNPPSNSIAKVLNPQKFRERMSSGSTSELDTSRKYAGNEGEGHPNLGKATQDHVKRPIFIHSATDEPLLEPNTRPSMNYRDSQKAKLPHPSKQNWTSTSNSSTPCGANVRANPEGLAEQSSEALQDNVGCAEVRGLENSSPRDGDRNVANEFEKFATVRLREVEHKHNVSEASLVDSATAPNISPDVVVGLIGEKQFWKARKAISHQQRIFAVQVFELHRLIEVQRLIAGSPHILLEHYLDKPPSALSAVKNKPTKCAAQQPVRTATVKGYHQRPNPVFDTKCADKNPLAKLPLPSFNKDNTKLALTRQTSNEIRVKDTPQTPIAAVPKSAPWCISHPTPGNQWLVPVMSPSETLVYKPYTGPCPPTAGFVTPMYGNHGLTSLNTGSGDFYTPAYAVPASNHQGFGYFPGMIPLNQMYFPHYGVPVTNQSMSGSTPDQMSLFGKVKSKEQEKQISTGDINYLAHQENSCDMPSQTSHSMPFRARKVHGSMGSTGSSSSERGNGDVLPLFPTEPPGVEESSPNADMSEQKSRAIKVVPHHPKSATESAARIFQLIQEERNQL